The following proteins come from a genomic window of Pseudomonadota bacterium:
- the dxs gene encoding 1-deoxy-D-xylulose-5-phosphate synthase: MDEKLIDSLKLPEDLRSLSIEELQQVAAELRNELIDTVSESGGHFASSLGATEITVALHHVFDTPHDRLIWDVGHQAYIHKMVTGRRNKMGSIRTMNGLSGFLKRSESPFDAFGAGHAGTSISAAVGMRLALDRLAPERFVTAIIGDGSLTSGMAFEALNHAGDLGLKRLIVVLNDNEMSISKNVGALSWLFSRTVTGEATSRARSKFKDLYKRGYVPELLYKAMDRAEEATQGFFSTPAMLFEAFGFRYIGPLDGHDLPALIQALNNAKRQDIPVLIHCRTVKGKGYEPAEEDPILWHGVTPFDRQKGEFKGGQLPANTTPPKKLPSYTGIFAETVTKLAREDKRIIAVTAAMLGGTGLDKMQAELPDQVFDVGICEQHAVTYAAGLACEGLKPIAAIYSTFLQRAYDQVVHDVCIQKLPVTFAIDRGGVVGNDGETHQGVYDIAYLRTVPHITIMSPKDENELRHMLYTAVTLNAPVAVRYPRGNGVGVELDEQLQKLPIGKGEILRRGQDALIVAFGPIIQNALQAADKLAAEHKITTTVINARFVKPLDTELLAAELPKYSVLCTIEDHSLNGGFGSAVVEFANDQNIALRAPIKRFGIGDSFVPHATQSEQYAMHGYDTKSILAYILESAQALRKVA, encoded by the coding sequence ATGGATGAAAAACTGATCGATTCCCTTAAACTACCCGAAGATCTGCGCTCCCTTTCAATTGAGGAGCTACAGCAAGTTGCCGCAGAGCTCCGTAACGAGCTGATCGACACCGTAAGTGAATCTGGGGGCCACTTCGCATCGAGCCTGGGCGCTACCGAGATAACTGTAGCGCTGCACCATGTTTTTGATACCCCGCACGACAGATTAATCTGGGACGTTGGGCACCAGGCCTATATCCACAAGATGGTAACGGGTCGCCGTAATAAAATGGGCTCAATTCGCACGATGAACGGCCTCTCAGGATTCCTTAAGCGCTCTGAAAGCCCCTTCGACGCCTTCGGTGCTGGACATGCTGGAACCAGCATCTCGGCTGCGGTTGGAATGCGCCTTGCGCTCGATAGACTTGCGCCAGAACGTTTCGTAACTGCGATTATCGGAGATGGCTCGCTCACCTCAGGCATGGCGTTTGAAGCGCTTAATCATGCCGGCGACCTAGGTCTTAAGCGTCTAATAGTGGTGCTTAACGACAACGAGATGTCGATCTCTAAGAACGTTGGCGCACTAAGTTGGCTCTTCTCGCGCACCGTAACGGGCGAAGCTACCTCGCGCGCGCGCAGCAAGTTCAAGGATCTTTATAAGCGCGGCTATGTGCCGGAGCTGCTTTATAAGGCGATGGATCGCGCTGAGGAGGCCACGCAGGGCTTCTTCTCAACCCCGGCCATGCTCTTTGAGGCCTTCGGCTTTCGTTATATCGGACCGCTCGATGGTCACGATCTTCCGGCTCTTATTCAGGCCCTTAATAACGCAAAGCGGCAGGATATTCCCGTCCTTATTCACTGTCGCACCGTTAAGGGCAAGGGCTACGAACCGGCCGAGGAGGATCCGATCCTGTGGCACGGGGTTACGCCCTTCGATCGTCAGAAGGGAGAATTCAAGGGTGGGCAGCTTCCAGCTAACACGACACCTCCTAAGAAGCTTCCCTCCTACACCGGCATCTTTGCAGAGACCGTGACCAAGTTAGCCAGGGAGGATAAGCGTATTATCGCCGTAACAGCGGCGATGCTAGGCGGCACCGGGCTCGATAAGATGCAGGCCGAACTTCCCGATCAGGTCTTTGATGTCGGCATTTGCGAGCAACACGCGGTCACCTACGCCGCAGGGCTCGCCTGTGAGGGACTTAAGCCCATAGCTGCAATCTACTCAACGTTTTTGCAGCGCGCCTACGATCAGGTTGTGCACGATGTTTGTATTCAGAAGCTACCGGTTACGTTTGCGATCGATCGCGGCGGAGTTGTAGGAAACGATGGCGAGACGCACCAGGGGGTCTACGATATCGCTTATCTGCGCACCGTTCCGCACATTACGATCATGTCACCAAAGGATGAGAACGAGCTGCGCCATATGCTCTATACGGCGGTAACGTTAAACGCTCCGGTTGCGGTGCGTTATCCACGCGGTAATGGAGTAGGTGTAGAGTTAGATGAGCAGCTACAAAAGCTCCCGATCGGCAAGGGCGAGATCCTACGCAGGGGCCAGGATGCCCTCATCGTAGCTTTCGGTCCTATTATTCAGAATGCGCTGCAAGCCGCTGATAAACTCGCCGCCGAACATAAGATTACTACTACGGTTATTAATGCTCGCTTTGTAAAGCCGCTCGACACGGAGCTACTCGCGGCAGAGCTGCCGAAATACTCAGTGCTCTGTACCATTGAGGACCACTCTCTTAACGGTGGCTTTGGATCAGCCGTTGTAGAGTTCGCAAACGATCAGAACATTGCTTTACGGGCGCCGATCAAACGCTTCGGAATCGGAGATAGCTTCGTACCTCATGCTACACAGAGCGAGCAGTATGCCATGCACGGCTACGATACTAAGAGCATTTTAGCCTATATCCTAGAGAGCGCGCAGGCACTTAGAAAGGTGGCCTAA
- a CDS encoding transporter substrate-binding domain-containing protein produces MSQRTEFESSPDLKRLFLRELELWRRATHLGLADLSHRCGVSPSYLAHIGRYGRIPSKPVLILLALNFGLQDPRELFESAKLSDEWPFDAPQHLATREPDGSGFLSVKLDMAGFIEAIKGTIRTETRPRTLQVLLNSRPLRIGINLTQPWLFEKAEGGTLDRTRGLVPDLCRMLQTSLQCNIEMIPVTFDRYVDKLCRGEIDLFGPLMVTPHCPSNILFSVPVNRMGLSVLMRTRPTHSLAQLKLPASLDDLISEPYSIAVLRDSRAHLFCATRLKRAEEDIIVCNSDEEATDRVRLKGISRPAHLFLCNSMSAAHRAREYPGELSALFTEPGTVLDMCNNSFAVRPDWPEAVTIVNEALHFILGAGGVAKRIQALIDDGAQGLLEVVPYGTAVDNAHDVASSLKRALSVGG; encoded by the coding sequence ATGAGCCAAAGAACCGAGTTCGAATCATCGCCCGATCTTAAACGCCTCTTTTTGCGCGAGCTTGAACTCTGGCGCAGGGCCACTCACCTGGGGCTTGCGGATCTAAGCCACCGTTGCGGGGTTTCGCCCTCGTATCTGGCCCATATCGGTCGCTACGGAAGGATCCCAAGCAAGCCGGTTCTAATCCTGCTAGCGCTTAACTTCGGCCTACAGGATCCACGTGAACTCTTTGAATCTGCAAAGCTCTCTGATGAGTGGCCCTTCGATGCGCCCCAGCACCTCGCTACACGTGAGCCAGACGGCAGCGGATTTCTTAGCGTTAAACTGGATATGGCTGGATTTATCGAGGCCATTAAGGGCACGATCCGAACGGAGACGCGACCACGCACTCTGCAGGTGCTACTCAACTCCCGCCCACTCCGTATCGGAATTAATCTAACGCAGCCGTGGCTCTTCGAAAAAGCGGAGGGTGGCACCCTCGACCGTACCCGTGGCTTAGTGCCGGACCTCTGCCGCATGCTGCAAACATCGCTGCAATGCAATATAGAGATGATCCCAGTTACCTTTGACCGCTATGTGGACAAGTTATGCCGGGGCGAGATAGATCTCTTTGGGCCTCTGATGGTCACCCCGCACTGTCCCTCCAATATTCTCTTCTCGGTCCCGGTTAACCGCATGGGGCTTTCAGTCCTGATGCGCACACGACCAACTCACAGCCTAGCGCAGCTTAAGCTTCCCGCCTCGCTGGATGATCTGATTAGCGAGCCGTACTCCATCGCCGTGCTGCGCGACAGCCGCGCGCACCTCTTCTGCGCTACCCGACTTAAACGCGCCGAGGAGGATATAATAGTATGTAATAGCGACGAGGAAGCCACGGACCGGGTCAGACTCAAGGGCATCTCACGCCCCGCCCATCTCTTTCTATGCAACTCAATGTCGGCGGCGCATCGTGCTAGGGAGTATCCGGGGGAGCTTAGCGCGCTCTTTACAGAGCCAGGAACGGTTCTCGACATGTGCAACAACTCATTTGCGGTTCGTCCGGATTGGCCTGAGGCTGTTACTATCGTTAACGAGGCGCTGCACTTTATCCTCGGGGCCGGTGGAGTTGCCAAACGCATCCAAGCTCTAATCGATGATGGTGCTCAGGGACTGCTTGAGGTTGTGCCGTACGGCACTGCCGTCGACAATGCTCATGACGTTGCAAGCTCGCTCAAACGGGCGCTCTCTGTTGGTGGGTAA
- a CDS encoding OmpA family protein, with protein MRSFIITPLLAISLLATSGCSWFGSSSGEGDENGLSESDLAAQREGRFGAGTIPTAEGEGLFRDIRFGYDSYSVEDEGRSDLEANARTIGAQSGMAITLEGHCDERGTVEYNMALGAARAKAVKNALVTLGVPSNRVETISYGEEIPLDAAHDEAAYAKNRRVHFSSGASAAATETKNSRY; from the coding sequence ATGAGATCATTTATTATCACCCCCCTATTGGCTATCTCCCTACTTGCTACCTCTGGCTGCTCCTGGTTCGGTTCGAGCAGTGGCGAGGGTGATGAGAACGGGCTCTCAGAGTCCGATCTCGCGGCACAACGTGAGGGACGCTTTGGCGCCGGCACGATTCCAACCGCCGAGGGCGAGGGGCTCTTCCGTGATATCCGTTTCGGGTACGATTCATATTCTGTTGAAGATGAGGGTCGCAGCGATCTAGAAGCCAACGCCCGCACCATTGGCGCTCAGTCTGGAATGGCGATTACCCTTGAGGGACACTGTGATGAGCGCGGTACCGTCGAATATAATATGGCTCTTGGAGCAGCACGCGCCAAGGCTGTAAAGAACGCCCTGGTAACCCTCGGTGTTCCATCCAACCGCGTTGAAACGATAAGCTACGGCGAGGAGATCCCCCTTGATGCTGCGCACGATGAGGCTGCCTACGCAAAGAACCGTCGCGTACACTTTTCATCTGGAGCAAGCGCTGCTGCGACTGAGACAAAAAACTCCCGTTATTAG
- a CDS encoding dipeptidase produces MQSFLDYFSSNRDRFITEWREFLAFKSISADPAFHNDCLECAAWLSRHLEGLGFKTEIWPSDTKPLIYGVLPGNPTRPVILFYGHYDVQPVDPLNLWITPPFEPTLRDGRMYARGAQDNKGQLFYFLKALEALKVTGADLPTIKVIIEGEEECGSEAMHVGLAQWEEPLKSDILMVCDTGVIAAGVPTITMGLRGIAHCELRVHGPRIDLHSGVYGGVVLNPLQALSSILAGLHAPDGSVAVPGFYNGVKEPHAEDRELAAKAPIDTDAISAMLGVSLEGGEHGLHPLERRGFRPTLEINGVGGGYQGAGGKTVIPAYGMAKLSMRLVDGQDPDEILATVVRHLQGAAPKGTRVEIHDESVGGPAIQLSTKSSAIQTASKALRRAFDREPVYIWEGASIPIVTKLAVTAGAQPLLVGFGQEEDMIHAPNESFSLKQFEEGYRYVTSFLGLV; encoded by the coding sequence ATGCAAAGCTTTCTCGATTATTTCTCTAGTAACAGGGATCGTTTCATCACCGAATGGAGGGAGTTCCTGGCGTTTAAGAGCATTAGCGCCGACCCGGCCTTTCATAACGATTGCCTTGAGTGCGCGGCCTGGCTCTCAAGGCACCTAGAGGGGCTCGGCTTTAAGACCGAGATATGGCCCTCGGATACTAAGCCGCTTATTTATGGGGTCCTGCCGGGTAATCCAACTAGGCCCGTTATTTTATTTTATGGTCACTACGACGTACAACCAGTTGATCCCCTTAATCTCTGGATAACTCCCCCCTTTGAGCCAACCCTGCGTGATGGGCGCATGTACGCGCGCGGAGCCCAGGATAATAAGGGCCAGCTCTTTTACTTCCTTAAGGCGCTGGAGGCCCTTAAAGTAACGGGCGCAGATCTTCCTACAATTAAGGTTATTATAGAGGGCGAGGAGGAGTGTGGGAGTGAGGCGATGCACGTTGGACTTGCGCAGTGGGAGGAGCCCCTTAAGTCCGATATCCTAATGGTATGTGATACAGGGGTTATTGCGGCAGGGGTTCCAACGATAACCATGGGGTTGCGTGGGATCGCCCACTGCGAGTTGCGGGTGCACGGCCCAAGGATCGATCTGCACTCAGGTGTTTATGGTGGCGTGGTACTTAATCCCTTGCAGGCGCTTAGCTCAATCTTGGCGGGCCTACACGCGCCGGATGGTTCGGTAGCGGTCCCAGGATTTTATAATGGCGTTAAGGAGCCACATGCCGAGGACCGTGAGCTTGCTGCAAAGGCGCCTATTGATACGGATGCGATCTCGGCTATGCTTGGAGTATCCCTAGAGGGGGGCGAGCACGGACTCCACCCCCTTGAGCGCAGAGGATTTAGACCAACCCTTGAGATTAACGGAGTTGGTGGAGGATATCAGGGTGCCGGAGGAAAGACCGTTATTCCGGCCTACGGCATGGCGAAGCTTTCGATGCGTCTGGTTGATGGACAGGATCCAGACGAGATCCTCGCCACAGTTGTGCGGCACCTGCAGGGCGCTGCGCCCAAGGGTACCCGTGTTGAGATTCATGATGAGAGCGTTGGTGGGCCAGCCATTCAGCTTTCGACCAAAAGCTCAGCCATTCAAACGGCTAGTAAGGCTCTTAGACGCGCCTTTGATCGTGAGCCGGTCTATATCTGGGAGGGAGCCAGCATTCCTATAGTAACTAAGCTCGCCGTGACCGCTGGGGCGCAGCCGCTCCTGGTTGGATTCGGGCAGGAGGAGGATATGATACATGCTCCTAACGAGTCCTTCTCTTTAAAGCAGTTTGAGGAGGGCTACCGATACGTCACCTCATTCTTGGGATTGGTATGA
- a CDS encoding replication-associated recombination protein A produces the protein MSQVPLAERLRPRTLDDFSGLEHLDSTFIKQLRGGKGRIPSAILWGPPGSGKTTLAKLIGGSYECEFVQLSAVLCGVKDVREVVERAKELSRPTLLFVDEIHRFNKGQQDAFLPHVEAGTIALVGATTENPSFYLTSALLSRCRVVVLKPLGAEALRSVCERGECCLGCVLDEGGRKLLEEASVGDGRRILNILESLVDARSVGGAAVSLPAEIKEDEIRSFLSQAGLSSYDRDGEEHYNIASAFIKSMRGSDADAALYYGLRMLEGGEDPRFLIRRLIIFASEDIGNADPRALQLAVSTLQAYELVGLPEGRIPIAQCITYLATAPKSNRSYVALNRALRAVKDAPNAQVPLHLRNPETGLMQGLGYGKGYVYPHDQPLGYAPGVEYMPKGVAGQPFYEPSDRGNEKTIKERLTWLEQVVEKK, from the coding sequence ATGAGTCAGGTTCCATTAGCAGAGAGGTTGCGGCCGCGCACGCTCGATGACTTCTCTGGACTTGAGCATTTGGATAGCACCTTTATTAAGCAGCTACGGGGAGGGAAGGGGCGTATTCCATCCGCTATTCTGTGGGGGCCCCCTGGTTCGGGCAAGACGACCCTGGCCAAATTAATCGGAGGCTCATACGAGTGCGAGTTCGTGCAGCTCTCGGCCGTGCTGTGTGGCGTTAAAGATGTGCGTGAGGTTGTTGAACGGGCGAAGGAGCTCTCCCGACCGACCCTATTATTTGTGGACGAGATCCACCGCTTTAATAAGGGCCAACAGGACGCCTTCTTGCCACATGTAGAGGCGGGGACGATAGCCCTCGTTGGCGCTACGACGGAAAACCCCTCCTTTTACCTAACCTCAGCGCTACTCTCACGTTGCCGGGTGGTGGTTCTTAAGCCGCTCGGCGCTGAGGCGCTGAGGAGTGTCTGTGAGCGTGGCGAGTGTTGTCTCGGATGTGTGCTTGATGAGGGTGGGCGCAAGTTACTTGAAGAGGCGAGTGTTGGCGACGGCAGACGGATACTGAATATTTTGGAGTCGTTGGTTGATGCGCGGTCTGTGGGGGGTGCTGCGGTGTCTCTACCGGCAGAGATTAAGGAGGACGAGATCCGTAGCTTTCTATCGCAAGCTGGACTGAGCTCCTATGATCGTGATGGAGAGGAGCACTACAACATCGCCTCAGCTTTTATTAAAAGTATGCGTGGCTCAGATGCCGATGCAGCGCTCTACTACGGGTTGCGCATGCTTGAGGGCGGGGAAGATCCCCGTTTTTTGATCCGGCGTCTTATAATCTTCGCTAGTGAGGATATCGGTAACGCAGATCCGCGTGCGTTGCAGCTCGCAGTTTCGACATTACAGGCTTATGAATTAGTTGGGTTGCCAGAGGGTCGTATTCCTATAGCGCAGTGTATCACCTACCTTGCTACGGCGCCCAAATCAAATCGAAGCTACGTGGCGCTTAACCGCGCATTAAGGGCCGTTAAGGATGCGCCAAATGCGCAGGTGCCGCTACATCTAAGGAATCCAGAGACCGGACTGATGCAGGGATTGGGATACGGCAAGGGCTATGTTTATCCACACGATCAACCTCTCGGATATGCGCCTGGGGTTGAGTATATGCCGAAAGGGGTCGCGGGGCAGCCGTTCTATGAGCCAAGCGATCGTGGTAACGAGAAAACTATTAAGGAGCGCCTGACGTGGTTGGAGCAGGTAGTAGAAAAAAAGTGA